The genomic stretch ATTTGCACCACGAAGGATGATGGGAACAAGATGGGTTAACTCATTCTGTAGGGCGCGCGACCCCGGTTGCCGAATGCCGAATGTCCGCGTGAAACTCTGGGATTATGCCCAGAACCGTACGACCCCCATCATATCGGCACCACTAGTCCTTCCACCTCGGCCAATTTCTTCTGGTTCATATCTAATGTGAGGAATGCACCCGCACCCAGATGAAGTGCAGTGGCCACGTGGAGAATGTCTGCTAAGCGGTGACCTCCATCTAAAGTATGCGCGCCGCTCAGCGACTCCGCCCGCTGATGCACGTCAGCCCAATCTACAGGCAGCACACTCAGGATTCCCGCATTCAGATCGATCTGAATATCTCGCAGCATTTGCAGGCCTTCATTTTGGGGAAACCCCTGAGTTCTGTCATGGTTGTACAGACGGATTTGGAGCCGCACGGACTGCCGAAACTCCAGCAGCAACAGACTCGAGACCCGTAGCGGTCCTAGAAGCCCCACCATGAAAGCATCCGCTTTCGAAGAATTAAACTGCGTCCGGTAAAGCGCACAGAGAAAGGACGTGTCGGGAAAGTGACTCATCCTTCTTCCCCCTCTAGCTCGTCTTCCCGCATTGCCGCCACCTCCCCTTCGGTGAATACCCGATCACCCCAAATAGCCTTGCGACGCGCAGCAAAGTCAGGTTTGGCAGGACGAGCATCCCGCGCGGGGGTCCATCCCGTGAGCACCCCGATGGGTTTCCCACGCTTTTCGATATGGATTTCTTCTCCTTCGGCGAGCCATACTTCAAGCTTTGAGAAGGAATTACGCAGATCACGAACAGTTACGGTTCTCATGTGGACATATTTAGTCCACATACCATTTCGCGTCAATAAAAGTTTTACGCAAAGTCCGCGACGGGACGTAAAGTTTTTTTCATGATTGCCAGAC from Verrucomicrobiota bacterium encodes the following:
- a CDS encoding PIN domain-containing protein gives rise to the protein MSHFPDTSFLCALYRTQFNSSKADAFMVGLLGPLRVSSLLLLEFRQSVRLQIRLYNHDRTQGFPQNEGLQMLRDIQIDLNAGILSVLPVDWADVHQRAESLSGAHTLDGGHRLADILHVATALHLGAGAFLTLDMNQKKLAEVEGLVVPI
- a CDS encoding prevent-host-death protein; the encoded protein is MRTVTVRDLRNSFSKLEVWLAEGEEIHIEKRGKPIGVLTGWTPARDARPAKPDFAARRKAIWGDRVFTEGEVAAMREDELEGEEG